The Henckelia pumila isolate YLH828 chromosome 2, ASM3356847v2, whole genome shotgun sequence genome includes a window with the following:
- the LOC140881133 gene encoding uncharacterized protein isoform X1 yields MAKMATNPLVISRVIGYVVDHFSTTVRMCVTYNSNKQVLHNGYEHFPSAVTCKPRVEGHGGDLRSFFTLVSFPDILAEQLTNWRSNSEVSFSSDTASKMEITNDNVIIEDKCTVKDSVSQSSQIHIMGVLDEIIAEERNNKVSYISIFVLTIISV; encoded by the exons ATGGCGAAAATGGCGACGAATCCTCTTGTTATCAGTAGAGTTATTGGATATGTTGTCGATCACTTCTCGACCACTGTTAGAATGTGTGTTACTTACAACTCGAACAAGCAAGTGCTGCACAATGGCTACGAGCACTTTCCTTCTGCAGTCACTTGTAAACCTAGAGTTGAAGGTCATGGAGGTGATCTCAGATCATTTTTCACCTTG GTTTCCTTCCCAGATATCTTGGCAGAACAACTAACAA aTTGGAGATCCAATTCTGAAGTAAGTTTTTCATCTGATACTGCTTCCAAAATGGAAATCACCAATGACAATGTTATCATTGAAGACAAGTGTACCGTAAAAGATTCTGTGTCGCAATCTAGCCAAATCCATATCATGGGTGTTCTCGACGAAATTATAGCTGAGGAAAGAAATAACAAGGTATCATACATATCAATTTTTGTCCTTACTATTATCTCGGTTTAA
- the LOC140881133 gene encoding protein CENTRORADIALIS-like isoform X2, which translates to MAKMATNPLVISRVIGYVVDHFSTTVRMCVTYNSNKQVLHNGYEHFPSAVTCKPRVEGHGGDLRSFFTLVSFPDILAEQLTNWRSNSEVSFSSDTASKMEITNDNVIIEDKCTVKDSVSQSSQIHIMGVLDEIIAEERNNKVTRE; encoded by the exons ATGGCGAAAATGGCGACGAATCCTCTTGTTATCAGTAGAGTTATTGGATATGTTGTCGATCACTTCTCGACCACTGTTAGAATGTGTGTTACTTACAACTCGAACAAGCAAGTGCTGCACAATGGCTACGAGCACTTTCCTTCTGCAGTCACTTGTAAACCTAGAGTTGAAGGTCATGGAGGTGATCTCAGATCATTTTTCACCTTG GTTTCCTTCCCAGATATCTTGGCAGAACAACTAACAA aTTGGAGATCCAATTCTGAAGTAAGTTTTTCATCTGATACTGCTTCCAAAATGGAAATCACCAATGACAATGTTATCATTGAAGACAAGTGTACCGTAAAAGATTCTGTGTCGCAATCTAGCCAAATCCATATCATGGGTGTTCTCGACGAAATTATAGCTGAGGAAAGAAATAACAAG GTAACTCGGGAGTAA